In one window of Burkholderiales bacterium DNA:
- the flgK gene encoding flagellar hook-associated protein FlgK translates to MGSGIFGIGLTGLHAAQAGLATAGHNIANVNTPGYSRQVALQTASRPLYTGDGYFGQGVDLQSVRRIYGDFLVLQSRTSLSELSSLTTSSTELRGLDDLFADPTAGLSPVLDEYFAGLNGVAAHASDTPSRVAALGAARALASRFATIDGELVASRRSINGRIDTIVASINGDAAEIGELNRQIALASADASTPPNDLLDRRDAAAARLAESIGIRTAIQDDGSMNVYLSSGQGLVVGDEAAGLSVRASRASPADREIGLSVGGFAPLRASDLTGGSLGGLVAFRDGALTDAQNAFGRLATTVALSMNAQHRLGLDQNGNPGGDLFSLPASTVRAWSGNTGNGALAVTIGDAGALVASDYDLRYDGAGFTLTRLSDGTASTFASLPQTVDGFQIAQVSGAMVAGDRYRIEPVRAAAGGLAVALTDPARLAAASPVIGASAGANRGGATLAAIANDASYWSTPLAAPMTLSFASGTATLSGFPAVAVSVTVGGVTTPYPPAAPVPWTDGAKVSFGGLSFTMSGTPANGDSFTLSPNVAGVGDNRNMQRLAALASANLVAGRASFAGAYGELVAGIGQAAHAADSERAAQSAVQTRIDTARDSISGVNLDEEAAALQRYQQAYQASAKVIQVAASLFETILAIGRG, encoded by the coding sequence ATGGGAAGCGGCATCTTCGGCATCGGGTTGACCGGCCTCCACGCCGCACAGGCGGGACTCGCGACGGCCGGCCACAACATCGCCAACGTCAACACGCCCGGATACAGCCGCCAGGTGGCGCTGCAGACGGCTTCGCGCCCCCTGTACACCGGCGACGGGTACTTCGGACAGGGCGTCGACCTGCAGTCGGTGCGCCGGATCTACGGCGACTTCCTGGTGCTGCAGTCGAGGACTTCGCTGTCCGAGCTGTCGAGCCTCACGACTTCGTCGACCGAGCTCCGCGGACTCGACGACCTGTTCGCCGACCCGACCGCAGGCCTCTCGCCGGTGCTCGACGAGTACTTCGCGGGGCTCAACGGCGTCGCCGCACACGCGTCCGACACGCCGTCGCGCGTGGCGGCGCTGGGTGCCGCGCGGGCGCTGGCCTCGCGCTTCGCGACGATCGACGGAGAACTGGTCGCGAGCCGGCGGTCGATCAACGGGCGCATCGACACGATCGTGGCGTCGATCAACGGAGACGCCGCCGAGATCGGCGAACTCAACCGGCAGATCGCGCTCGCGAGCGCCGACGCGTCGACGCCGCCGAACGACCTGCTCGATCGCCGTGACGCCGCCGCCGCCCGGCTCGCGGAATCGATCGGCATCCGCACCGCGATCCAGGACGACGGCAGCATGAACGTGTACCTGTCTTCCGGGCAGGGTCTCGTCGTCGGCGACGAGGCGGCCGGGCTGTCGGTGCGCGCGTCGAGGGCGTCGCCGGCCGATCGCGAGATCGGGCTGTCGGTGGGAGGTTTCGCGCCTCTTCGCGCGAGCGACCTGACCGGTGGTTCGCTGGGCGGACTGGTCGCGTTCCGCGACGGTGCGCTGACCGATGCGCAGAACGCGTTCGGCCGGCTCGCGACGACGGTCGCGCTGTCGATGAACGCGCAGCATCGCCTCGGTCTCGACCAGAACGGCAACCCGGGCGGCGACCTGTTCTCGCTCCCGGCATCCACGGTGCGCGCGTGGTCGGGCAACACCGGGAACGGCGCGCTCGCGGTGACGATCGGCGACGCCGGCGCGCTCGTCGCGAGCGACTACGACCTGCGTTACGACGGTGCCGGCTTCACGCTCACGCGCCTCTCCGACGGCACCGCGAGCACCTTCGCTTCGCTCCCGCAGACGGTCGACGGATTCCAGATCGCGCAGGTGTCCGGAGCGATGGTCGCAGGCGATCGCTACCGCATCGAGCCGGTGCGGGCCGCCGCCGGCGGGTTGGCGGTGGCGCTGACCGACCCCGCGCGGCTCGCCGCCGCCTCGCCGGTGATCGGCGCCTCGGCCGGCGCGAACCGCGGCGGTGCGACGCTCGCCGCCATCGCCAACGACGCTTCGTACTGGAGCACGCCGCTCGCCGCGCCGATGACGCTGTCGTTCGCTTCCGGGACGGCGACGCTGTCGGGATTCCCGGCCGTCGCCGTGAGCGTGACCGTGGGCGGCGTCACGACTCCCTATCCGCCTGCCGCGCCGGTGCCCTGGACGGACGGCGCGAAGGTGAGCTTCGGCGGGCTGTCGTTCACGATGTCGGGGACCCCCGCGAACGGCGATTCCTTCACGTTGTCGCCCAACGTGGCCGGCGTCGGCGACAACAGGAACATGCAGCGGCTCGCGGCCCTCGCGTCGGCGAACCTCGTCGCGGGCCGAGCGAGCTTCGCCGGCGCCTACGGTGAACTCGTGGCCGGCATCGGTCAGGCCGCCCACGCCGCGGACAGCGAGCGCGCCGCCCAGTCGGCCGTGCAGACGCGAATCGACACCGCGCGCGACTCGATCTCCGGCGTCAATCTCGACGAGGAGGCCGCCGCGTTGCAGCGCTACCAGCAGGCCTACCAGGCATCGGCGAAGGTGATTCAGGTCGCCGCGAGCCTCTTCGAAACGATCCTCGCCATCGGCCGGGGCTGA
- the flgL gene encoding flagellar hook-associated protein FlgL encodes MRVSTSMMHDAAVRQLIERQAELARAQEQIATGRRMLRPSDDPVASAQAIGIAESQSRTAQYAENVGNAGNGLGMTESVLAQATSLLQSVRDQVVAAGNPSLDDANRASLAVDLRGRIEELLGLANATDGEGRYLFAGFRDLTAPFTRIGGSVAYDGDDGRPELDVADGRSMPVRENGRDVFMSARTGNGRFSATPAPSNVGTAVVGRLASVGATDQATYEIRFAVSGGTTTYDIVNVTTSMTLSSGNAYVPGDAIAVAGRQVTITGAPANTDAVSLAPAGTQSVFQALTTLAEALATPVVDPASRAALTNALNTGLQDVDQALEHVLTARAGIGARLRELDALAFGHEDRALRQTSSLARLQDLDYASAVSAFTRQQVALEASQRTYARMSQLSLFDYL; translated from the coding sequence ATGCGCGTGTCGACTTCGATGATGCACGACGCCGCGGTGCGCCAGTTGATCGAGCGCCAGGCCGAGCTCGCGCGCGCCCAGGAGCAGATCGCCACGGGCCGACGCATGCTCCGGCCCTCCGACGATCCGGTCGCGTCGGCCCAGGCGATCGGCATCGCCGAGTCGCAGTCGCGCACGGCGCAATACGCCGAGAACGTCGGCAACGCGGGGAACGGCCTCGGCATGACCGAATCGGTGCTCGCGCAGGCGACCTCGTTGCTGCAATCGGTCCGAGATCAGGTCGTCGCCGCGGGCAACCCGTCGCTCGACGACGCCAACCGCGCGAGCCTCGCGGTCGATCTGCGCGGCCGGATCGAGGAGCTCCTCGGACTCGCCAACGCGACCGACGGGGAAGGACGCTACCTGTTCGCGGGGTTCCGCGACCTGACCGCGCCGTTCACGCGGATCGGCGGAAGCGTGGCCTACGACGGAGACGACGGGCGGCCCGAGCTCGACGTCGCCGACGGTCGATCGATGCCGGTCCGCGAGAACGGCCGGGACGTGTTCATGTCGGCGCGCACCGGCAACGGCCGATTCAGCGCGACGCCCGCGCCGTCGAACGTCGGCACGGCCGTGGTGGGTCGTCTCGCGAGCGTCGGCGCAACCGATCAGGCGACCTACGAGATCCGCTTCGCCGTCAGCGGCGGCACGACGACCTACGACATCGTGAACGTCACGACGAGCATGACCTTGTCGTCCGGAAATGCCTACGTCCCGGGCGATGCGATCGCGGTGGCCGGACGCCAGGTCACGATCACCGGGGCACCGGCGAACACCGACGCGGTCTCGCTCGCGCCGGCGGGGACGCAAAGCGTGTTCCAGGCGCTGACGACGCTCGCGGAAGCGCTCGCGACGCCGGTGGTCGATCCGGCGTCGCGAGCGGCGTTGACGAACGCGCTGAACACCGGCCTGCAGGATGTCGACCAGGCCCTCGAACACGTGCTCACCGCACGCGCCGGCATCGGCGCGAGGTTGCGCGAACTCGACGCGCTCGCGTTCGGTCACGAGGACCGGGCGTTGCGCCAGACCTCGTCTCTCGCCCGCCTTCAGGATCTGGACTACGCCTCCGCGGTGTCGGCGTTCACGCGACAACAGGTCGCGCTGGAGGCATCGCAGCGCACCTACGCCCGAATGAGCCAGCTCTCGCTGTTCGACTACCTCTAG
- a CDS encoding GGDEF domain-containing protein, with translation MSSVRDLTRPADLARATLKELLARRLQATPDNYARVYLEIAAPHQRAAAIAASPMLAELADDLQRVRGEGDIDARAFRQAVSTGDWPQAKLALKRLTAPAPQFERGDAPWAPLIRELLHEWDSVTPTVTRARKRESLDHVLTAFATSQETLAARLRGLVRSWAADGTATGPAPTFAGEPAGEAGGEAAAVLEGKAVALAPPPLDGAVAESLREALAELLAPGIAERRVFCAEILGEAAMLAGEVRALADGEGVESLRTRSRHLSVLLERFGDDAIAIQGGLLRILNLVLVNTAELVGDDAWLQGQLTALATLAAGPVDHRTIDVLEGALRDIVLKQGMLKKSIDDAKGALKTMVTTFIDRVGTIVEDTSHYHDRLAGYSQRIAKADSLPQLSDLVVSLMDDTRGVQTDLQRTHSELVEARGRVDAFGAEVRRLETELATVSERLHEDQLTELLNRRGLARAFHVEAARADRQNTPMCLALMDIDHFKKINDQYGHPAGDQVLVHLTRIVRESIRPTDVVARFGGEEFVILLPEAPLDEAAAVVQRVQRELTKRIFMHEHQRVLITFSAGVVQRMPGELRDALIARADRALYAAKQAGRNRVVTE, from the coding sequence ATGTCCAGCGTGCGGGACCTCACGCGACCGGCCGACCTCGCGCGGGCGACGCTGAAGGAACTCCTCGCGCGCCGACTGCAGGCGACGCCGGACAACTACGCCCGGGTCTACCTCGAGATCGCGGCGCCGCATCAGCGCGCCGCCGCGATCGCCGCATCGCCGATGCTCGCCGAACTCGCGGACGATCTCCAGCGCGTGCGCGGCGAGGGGGACATCGACGCACGCGCGTTCCGGCAGGCGGTCTCCACCGGCGACTGGCCGCAGGCCAAGCTCGCGCTCAAGCGTCTCACGGCACCGGCGCCGCAGTTCGAACGCGGCGACGCGCCCTGGGCGCCGCTGATCCGCGAACTCCTGCACGAGTGGGACTCCGTCACTCCGACCGTGACCCGCGCCCGCAAACGCGAATCCCTCGATCACGTGCTCACGGCCTTCGCGACCTCGCAGGAAACGCTGGCGGCGCGACTGCGGGGCCTCGTCCGGAGCTGGGCCGCCGACGGCACCGCGACGGGTCCGGCGCCGACGTTCGCCGGCGAGCCCGCGGGAGAGGCCGGCGGCGAGGCCGCGGCCGTACTCGAGGGGAAAGCGGTCGCGCTGGCGCCGCCCCCGCTCGACGGAGCCGTCGCCGAGTCGTTGCGCGAGGCGTTGGCCGAACTCCTCGCGCCCGGGATCGCCGAGCGGCGCGTCTTCTGCGCCGAGATCCTGGGCGAGGCGGCGATGCTCGCGGGCGAGGTGCGCGCCCTCGCCGATGGCGAGGGCGTCGAATCGCTGCGCACCCGCTCGCGCCACCTGAGCGTGCTGCTCGAACGCTTCGGAGACGACGCGATCGCCATCCAGGGGGGACTGCTTCGCATCCTGAACCTCGTGCTCGTCAACACGGCCGAACTGGTCGGAGACGACGCGTGGCTCCAGGGGCAGCTCACCGCCCTGGCGACGCTCGCCGCCGGTCCGGTCGACCATCGGACGATCGACGTGCTCGAGGGGGCGCTGCGCGACATCGTGCTCAAGCAGGGGATGCTGAAGAAGAGCATCGACGACGCGAAGGGCGCGCTCAAGACGATGGTGACGACGTTCATCGACCGTGTCGGCACGATCGTCGAGGACACGAGCCACTACCACGACCGCCTCGCCGGGTACTCGCAGCGCATCGCGAAGGCCGACAGCCTGCCGCAACTCTCGGATCTCGTGGTTTCGCTGATGGACGACACGCGGGGCGTGCAGACCGATCTCCAGCGCACCCACTCGGAACTGGTCGAGGCGCGCGGCCGCGTCGACGCGTTCGGAGCCGAGGTGAGGCGCCTCGAGACCGAGCTCGCCACGGTCAGCGAACGGCTGCACGAGGACCAGCTCACCGAGTTGCTGAACCGCCGCGGCCTCGCGCGCGCCTTCCATGTCGAGGCCGCGCGCGCCGACCGCCAGAACACGCCGATGTGCCTCGCGCTGATGGACATCGACCACTTCAAGAAGATCAACGACCAGTACGGCCATCCCGCGGGCGACCAGGTGCTCGTGCATCTGACGCGCATCGTGCGCGAATCGATTCGCCCCACGGACGTCGTCGCGCGCTTCGGGGGCGAGGAGTTCGTGATCCTGCTGCCCGAAGCACCGCTCGACGAGGCGGCGGCCGTCGTCCAGCGCGTCCAGCGCGAGCTGACCAAGCGCATCTTCATGCACGAGCACCAGCGCGTCCTGATCACGTTTTCCGCCGGCGTCGTCCAGCGCATGCCCGGCGAGCTGCGCGACGCGCTGATCGCCCGCGCCGACCGGGCGCTCTACGCCGCCAAGCAGGCGGGACGCAATCGGGTCGTCACCGAGTAG
- a CDS encoding response regulator transcription factor, which translates to MIRVALADDHAVVRQGLSQILSAQSDIRVVAEASNHGETLQMLRTYPCDVLILDVAMPGRSGMDTLKQVKAEHPKLPVLILSMYPEDQYAFRALKAGAGGYLTKMAAVDQVVHAIRTVASGRKYITIELAEVLADGLERGDDVPRPEVLSDREYQTLRMIAQGHRIQEIGEALSLSPKTVSVYRARLCQKLRLGTTAELTRYAMEHGLLDEPR; encoded by the coding sequence ATGATCCGAGTGGCGCTCGCCGACGATCACGCGGTGGTCCGCCAGGGCCTCTCGCAGATCCTGTCCGCGCAGTCCGACATCCGGGTGGTCGCGGAGGCGTCCAACCACGGCGAGACGCTGCAGATGCTGCGTACGTACCCGTGCGACGTGTTGATTCTGGACGTCGCGATGCCCGGCCGGAGCGGCATGGACACGCTGAAGCAGGTCAAGGCCGAGCATCCGAAGCTGCCCGTGCTGATCCTGTCGATGTATCCGGAAGACCAGTACGCGTTCCGTGCCCTCAAGGCGGGCGCGGGCGGCTACCTGACCAAGATGGCGGCGGTCGACCAGGTCGTGCACGCGATTCGAACCGTCGCGTCCGGCCGCAAGTACATCACGATCGAGCTCGCCGAAGTCCTCGCCGACGGTCTCGAACGCGGCGACGACGTTCCGCGGCCGGAGGTCCTGTCGGATCGCGAGTACCAGACGCTGCGCATGATCGCGCAGGGACACCGGATCCAGGAAATCGGCGAGGCACTCTCGCTGTCGCCCAAGACCGTGTCGGTCTATCGTGCCCGCCTGTGCCAGAAGCTCCGTCTGGGCACGACGGCCGAGCTCACGCGCTACGCGATGGAGCACGGACTGCTCGACGAACCTCGCTGA
- a CDS encoding response regulator gives MPAPVESLSLLVVEDSEDDYALIIASLGRAVPQFVAQRVDSAGALRDALAAGLPDAVISDHRLPRFSSFEALKLVRSFDAELPFIIVSGTIGEHTAVEAMREGASDYLMKDDLTRLAPALVHALDAAAVRRRRREVEAALVDSEARLRALAANLPGIVFQVEKVGGEFRLLYVSDGARRLLGIDPETLVAGPAALFDRLPSAEVQQVVAAFRGAVEHAAPVRWVGRVPLREPGGTEWLEIVASARRTGSERIVWDGLAVDVTPLVRAERALGQSREELRELAQHLSRLAERERELLARELHDEVGSTLTGLRFQLAWLRGQLRDDERYAAPLRRADELVEAAIGASARIMQDLRPPIIDAGIVPALEWLVRRYAERMDTTAVFEGPGDELTLTSEESITVFRIAQEALNNAAKHARAHRVDVRFAATDSEIGLEVIDDGLGIAETDLGKTDRFGWRGMRERAAALGGRIEISRGGEGGTIVRLALPRQRAGAPAHEARSVAG, from the coding sequence ATGCCCGCACCCGTCGAAAGCCTGTCGCTCCTCGTCGTCGAAGACTCCGAGGACGACTACGCGCTGATCATCGCGAGCCTCGGCAGGGCCGTGCCGCAGTTCGTCGCGCAGCGCGTCGACTCCGCCGGCGCGCTTCGGGACGCGCTCGCTGCCGGGCTGCCCGACGCAGTCATTTCCGACCACCGCTTGCCGCGCTTCTCCTCGTTCGAAGCGCTGAAGCTGGTCCGATCGTTCGACGCCGAACTGCCGTTCATCATCGTCTCCGGCACGATCGGCGAGCACACCGCGGTCGAGGCGATGCGCGAAGGCGCCAGCGACTACCTGATGAAGGACGACCTGACGCGGCTCGCACCGGCGCTCGTTCACGCGCTCGATGCGGCGGCGGTTCGCAGACGGCGTCGCGAGGTCGAGGCGGCGCTGGTCGACAGCGAGGCGCGCCTGCGGGCGCTCGCCGCGAATCTGCCGGGCATCGTCTTCCAGGTCGAGAAGGTCGGCGGCGAGTTCCGGCTGCTCTACGTGAGCGACGGCGCGCGTCGGTTGCTCGGCATCGATCCGGAGACCCTCGTCGCGGGGCCGGCGGCGCTTTTCGATCGCCTGCCCTCGGCGGAGGTGCAGCAGGTCGTCGCCGCCTTTCGGGGCGCCGTCGAGCACGCGGCGCCGGTACGTTGGGTCGGTCGCGTGCCGCTGCGCGAACCCGGCGGCACCGAGTGGCTCGAGATCGTCGCGAGCGCGCGGCGGACCGGGAGCGAGAGGATCGTCTGGGACGGTCTCGCCGTCGACGTGACACCGCTCGTCCGCGCCGAACGCGCCCTCGGCCAGTCCCGCGAGGAACTCCGCGAGTTGGCGCAGCACCTGTCGCGCCTCGCCGAGCGGGAGCGCGAACTGCTGGCGCGCGAATTGCACGATGAGGTGGGAAGCACGCTGACGGGTCTGCGCTTTCAGCTCGCCTGGTTGCGCGGCCAGCTCCGGGACGACGAGCGCTACGCTGCTCCGCTCCGGCGCGCCGATGAGCTGGTCGAGGCGGCCATCGGCGCCTCGGCGCGCATCATGCAGGACCTGCGCCCGCCGATCATCGACGCGGGCATCGTGCCGGCGCTGGAGTGGCTGGTGCGCCGCTACGCCGAGCGCATGGACACGACGGCCGTCTTCGAGGGACCGGGCGACGAACTCACGCTGACGTCCGAGGAGTCGATCACGGTGTTTCGCATCGCGCAGGAGGCTTTGAACAACGCGGCCAAGCACGCCCGGGCCCATCGGGTCGACGTGCGTTTCGCCGCCACGGACTCGGAGATCGGACTGGAGGTGATCGACGACGGACTGGGCATCGCCGAGACCGACCTCGGGAAGACCGACCGGTTCGGGTGGCGGGGCATGCGCGAGCGCGCTGCCGCGCTGGGCGGTCGGATCGAGATCTCGCGGGGCGGCGAAGGCGGGACGATCGTGCGCCTCGCGCTGCCGCGCCAGCGCGCGGGGGCGCCGGCGCACGAGGCGCGGAGCGTCGCCGGATGA
- a CDS encoding EAL domain-containing protein has translation MPSHGTDTIYLARQPILDAARELVAYEILFRSADTDAATVRDDVVATSTVIAHALGDIGLDRVLGPLDGFLNVDAEFLESDLLETLPPRRIVLELLERRMIESATAERCSALRRRGFRIAVDSFIGNFDELESLGDAIDVVKVDFHNLDPLLVPEIVAQLRPLGVTLVAEKVETAEQFELARSLGFPYFQGFHFARPQVLSARRAQPAQLALMRILTLAAQDGELARIEAEFKRHPTLSVGLLRLVNSAGLTRGQKITSLRHALTMLGLRQLTVWLQLLLYTADRGNRSLSSPLLQLAAVRGKLMELVATSMQGADRQAADLAFMTGILSPMDALLGIPIEEIVASLGLPDPVCAALLRREGRLGALLRLAIALERPDGVEVRSVLEALPAVDRSRLLHVQLHAMTWAGQLGRAA, from the coding sequence TTGCCCTCCCACGGCACCGACACCATCTATCTCGCCCGACAGCCGATCCTCGATGCTGCGCGCGAACTCGTAGCCTACGAAATCCTGTTCCGCTCGGCCGACACCGACGCGGCGACGGTGCGCGACGACGTCGTTGCGACATCGACAGTCATCGCGCACGCCCTGGGCGACATCGGGCTCGATCGCGTGCTGGGACCGCTCGACGGTTTCCTCAACGTCGACGCGGAGTTCCTCGAGAGCGACCTGCTCGAGACGCTTCCGCCGCGGCGCATCGTGCTCGAACTCCTCGAACGGCGGATGATCGAGTCGGCGACCGCGGAGCGCTGTTCGGCGCTGCGGCGGCGCGGGTTCAGGATCGCGGTCGACAGTTTCATCGGCAACTTCGACGAGCTCGAATCGCTCGGCGACGCGATCGACGTGGTCAAGGTCGACTTCCACAACCTCGATCCGCTGCTGGTCCCGGAGATCGTCGCACAGCTGCGGCCCCTGGGGGTGACGCTCGTCGCCGAAAAGGTCGAGACCGCCGAGCAGTTCGAGCTCGCCCGGTCGCTCGGCTTTCCGTATTTCCAGGGTTTCCATTTCGCCCGACCGCAGGTCCTGTCCGCGCGGCGCGCACAGCCCGCCCAGCTCGCGCTGATGCGCATCCTCACGCTGGCCGCGCAGGACGGCGAACTCGCCAGGATCGAGGCCGAGTTCAAACGCCATCCCACGCTGTCGGTAGGCCTGCTGCGCCTGGTCAACTCGGCCGGGTTGACGCGGGGTCAGAAGATCACCTCGCTGCGCCACGCGTTGACCATGCTCGGCCTGCGGCAGCTCACCGTCTGGCTGCAGCTGCTGCTGTACACGGCCGACCGAGGCAACCGGTCGCTGTCGAGCCCGCTCCTGCAGCTCGCCGCCGTGCGCGGCAAGTTGATGGAACTGGTCGCGACATCGATGCAGGGCGCCGACCGCCAGGCCGCCGATCTCGCGTTCATGACCGGCATCCTGTCGCCGATGGACGCGCTGCTCGGGATCCCGATCGAGGAGATCGTCGCATCGCTCGGCCTGCCCGACCCGGTGTGCGCGGCGCTCCTGCGCCGCGAGGGCCGGCTCGGCGCGCTCCTGCGCCTCGCCATCGCGCTGGAACGACCCGACGGCGTCGAAGTACGCTCGGTGCTCGAGGCGCTGCCCGCGGTCGATCGCAGCCGCCTCCTGCACGTCCAGCTCCACGCAATGACCTGGGCGGGGCAGCTCGGCCGCGCCGCCTGA
- a CDS encoding GGDEF domain-containing response regulator codes for MPDALNHILLVEDAEDDAALLIAELSRLDRVLAFRRVETAEEMVSALDERSYDLVICDHRLPRFDSRGALAIMRSRAPETPFIIMSGTLAEAEAAAAMDSGAQDYIDKGNRTRLLPVVERELRNTGLRRAKRDIEQSLVHLTYHDTLTGLANRDMMARLIEHAAARPGARSRLALLLLDLDRFRRINDSLGHTAGDRLLAAVAFRLRERFGGAATVARLGEDRFALLYADLGHAAEATAAAERVSASFAEVFPVNGDELSISASIGIAIYPDDESDPQELVHAAERAMRDAKQAAPGAIRRAVAPAPSRGAARVRLEGALRQAAARQEFFLVHQPLVRTFDRRPLGSEALIRWRHPQLGVLAPDRFLPLADELGMQGDIGRYALGTACREASAMRAEGLGELTVAVNVSAMEFRRSGFADEVLRALTESGLPGDRLELEITETAVMQDAGASIAALRRLKRMGVSISVDDFGTGYSSLSYLRRLPIDILKIDRSFLADLTRQSDNHAIVRTIVALAKTLRLGIVAEGVETIDQFTLLADLEVDRVQGYLFGVPGPHSSIARLARSVAPAPFLNATSAASRAA; via the coding sequence ATGCCAGACGCGCTCAACCACATTCTGCTCGTCGAGGACGCGGAGGACGACGCCGCGCTCCTGATCGCCGAACTCTCGCGGCTCGACCGGGTGCTCGCCTTCCGTCGCGTCGAGACCGCCGAGGAGATGGTCTCCGCGCTCGACGAACGGTCCTACGACCTCGTCATCTGCGATCACCGACTGCCCCGCTTCGACTCTCGCGGCGCGCTCGCGATCATGCGATCCCGCGCGCCGGAGACGCCGTTCATCATCATGAGCGGGACCCTCGCCGAGGCCGAGGCGGCCGCGGCGATGGATTCGGGCGCCCAGGACTACATCGACAAGGGCAACCGCACGCGTCTCCTTCCGGTCGTCGAACGTGAGCTCCGCAACACGGGCCTGCGTCGCGCCAAACGGGACATCGAACAGAGTCTCGTCCACCTCACCTACCACGACACGCTCACCGGTCTCGCCAACCGGGACATGATGGCGCGCCTCATCGAGCACGCCGCCGCGCGGCCCGGCGCCCGCTCCCGGCTCGCGCTTCTGTTGCTCGACCTCGACCGATTCCGCCGCATCAACGATTCGTTGGGCCACACGGCGGGCGACCGCCTGCTCGCGGCGGTCGCGTTCCGCCTGCGGGAACGCTTCGGCGGGGCCGCGACGGTCGCGCGGCTGGGGGAAGACCGCTTCGCCCTGCTCTACGCGGACCTGGGCCACGCGGCGGAAGCGACCGCGGCGGCCGAACGGGTGAGCGCGTCGTTCGCCGAGGTGTTCCCGGTCAACGGCGACGAGCTCTCGATCAGCGCGTCGATCGGCATCGCCATCTACCCCGACGACGAATCGGATCCGCAGGAACTCGTCCACGCGGCGGAGCGTGCGATGCGCGACGCCAAGCAGGCGGCGCCCGGCGCGATCCGCCGTGCCGTCGCGCCGGCGCCATCGCGCGGCGCCGCGCGGGTCCGGCTCGAGGGCGCGCTGCGTCAGGCCGCGGCAAGACAAGAGTTCTTCCTCGTACATCAGCCGCTCGTGCGGACCTTCGACCGCCGCCCGCTGGGAAGCGAGGCGCTGATTCGCTGGCGCCATCCGCAACTCGGCGTGCTCGCGCCGGACCGGTTCCTGCCGCTCGCGGACGAGCTCGGGATGCAGGGCGACATCGGGCGCTACGCGCTCGGTACCGCGTGTCGGGAGGCCAGCGCCATGAGGGCCGAAGGCCTCGGCGAACTGACCGTGGCCGTGAACGTCTCGGCCATGGAGTTCCGGCGATCCGGATTCGCCGACGAAGTGCTGCGCGCGCTCACCGAGAGCGGCCTTCCCGGCGATCGGCTCGAGCTCGAGATCACGGAGACGGCGGTCATGCAGGACGCCGGCGCGTCGATCGCGGCGCTGCGTCGCCTCAAGCGAATGGGGGTGTCGATATCGGTCGACGACTTCGGAACCGGCTACTCGTCGCTCTCCTATCTCCGGCGCCTGCCGATCGACATCCTGAAGATCGACCGCAGTTTCCTCGCCGACCTCACCCGGCAGAGCGACAACCACGCGATCGTCCGCACGATCGTGGCCCTCGCCAAGACCCTCCGGCTCGGCATCGTCGCCGAGGGCGTCGAGACCATCGACCAGTTCACGCTGCTCGCCGACCTCGAGGTCGACCGCGTGCAAGGCTACCTGTTCGGCGTGCCCGGCCCGCACTCCTCGATCGCGCGGCTCGCGCGGAGCGTGGCACCGGCGCCGTTCCTCAACGCTACCAGCGCGGCATCGCGGGCTGCCTGA
- a CDS encoding response regulator, translating to MAKILVVDDNPLNATLARLQLAHAGHDVAVEPSGAAALARLDVERPDLVLTDIAMPGMSGVDLLDAIRARSGLRTLPVLAHTSFAVPVQQAAFRRAGFDAIVVKPATREALVAAVDHALGRGAR from the coding sequence ATGGCGAAGATCCTGGTCGTGGACGACAACCCGCTCAACGCCACCCTCGCGCGGCTTCAGCTCGCCCACGCCGGGCACGACGTCGCGGTCGAGCCTTCCGGAGCCGCGGCGCTCGCCCGGCTCGACGTCGAACGCCCCGACCTCGTGCTGACCGACATCGCGATGCCCGGCATGAGCGGCGTCGACCTCCTGGACGCCATCCGGGCCCGATCGGGACTGCGCACGCTCCCGGTGCTCGCCCACACGTCGTTCGCCGTACCGGTCCAGCAAGCCGCGTTCCGGCGCGCCGGGTTCGACGCCATCGTCGTCAAGCCCGCGACGCGCGAGGCCCTGGTCGCCGCGGTCGACCACGCGCTTGGGCGGGGCGCCCGGTGA